From the Desulfobacterales bacterium genome, the window TTAAAATTTATGCTGAGCATGTCGAACAGGAGGCGCTTGATCAATTTGAAAGCGCGATGGGTCAGGATTTCGCGGTCAAGGGGGCGCTCATGCCAGACGCTCACACTGGCTACTCGTTACCAATTGGGGCTGTCGTGGCTACCGATGGCGTGATTGTACCATCATGGATCGGCTACGATATTGGTTGCGGGATGTGTGCAGTCCCAACAACGTTTGATCATGACGATGTCATGGAATATTCGAAAGATATTTTCGAATTGATTTACGAATATGTGCCGGTCGGATTTACTGTCAACGAACATCCAGTACCATCAAACCTTAACGTTGGCGGATTGTCCGATATTGGACGATCTGCTTTTGAAAAGCGCGGCGGGTTTTCGCATCTAGGAACCTTGGGCGGAGGCAACCATTTCATCGAAATCGGATACGATGAAGATAACGCGGTGTGGGTTACCATTCACTCCGGATCGAGGGGCATAGGCCATGGAATAGCAACCGAATATATGCGCATGGCATCTGGAGATGGAAAAGTTCGAGAAGGGCATTTCGGGTTTGGCGTAGATAGCGAAAACGGAAAAAAATATATCAATGATATGTCGTGGGCGCTTGAGTTTGCGCTTGAAAATCGACTCCTTATTGCAA encodes:
- a CDS encoding RtcB family protein, whose product is MGKPIKIYAEHVEQEALDQFESAMGQDFAVKGALMPDAHTGYSLPIGAVVATDGVIVPSWIGYDIGCGMCAVPTTFDHDDVMEYSKDIFELIYEYVPVGFTVNEHPVPSNLNVGGLSDIGRSAFEKRGGFSHLGTLGGGNHFIEIGYDEDNAVWVTIHSGSRGIGHGIATEYMRMASGDGKVREGHFGFGVDSENGKKYINDMSWALEFALENRLLIASRVGAAMSSIIDGEIDIRSRINANHNHAELRDGLWIHRKGATQAENGMMGVIPGNMRDGSFIVCGKGNPESLYSSSHGAGRVMGRKQAKRELSMDNFKFQMIGVVAKVEAETLDESPMAYKDILEVMRLQSDLVELVHYVLPMINIKA